A genomic window from Pseudonocardia broussonetiae includes:
- a CDS encoding flavin reductase family protein has product MRTDLDPAGLGVRGFYRLLTSVVVPRPIAWVSTRSAAGVDNLAPHSFFTVSCVDPPMVQFTSVGVKDSLTNARDTGEFVVCLATEPLFEQVNATGTDFPAGVSEFAEVGLTAEPSALVAPPRVAESPVALECRLEQALTLGDSTVVIGRVVHASVRTDVFDGDPHDGGLPTIAGLAPLARLGRDEWSTVGELREITRIPYRHWPGHYSAPTA; this is encoded by the coding sequence ATGCGCACCGATCTCGACCCGGCCGGCCTCGGCGTCCGCGGGTTCTACCGCCTGCTCACCTCCGTGGTCGTGCCCCGCCCGATCGCCTGGGTCAGCACGCGCTCGGCCGCGGGCGTCGACAACCTCGCCCCGCACTCGTTCTTCACCGTCTCCTGCGTCGACCCGCCGATGGTCCAGTTCACCAGCGTCGGGGTGAAGGACTCGCTGACCAACGCGCGCGACACCGGCGAGTTCGTCGTCTGCCTGGCCACCGAGCCGCTGTTCGAGCAGGTCAACGCGACGGGCACCGACTTCCCGGCCGGGGTCAGCGAGTTCGCCGAGGTGGGGCTGACGGCCGAGCCGAGCGCGCTGGTGGCGCCGCCGCGGGTCGCCGAGTCACCGGTGGCGCTGGAGTGCCGCCTCGAGCAGGCGCTGACGCTGGGCGACTCGACGGTCGTCATCGGCCGCGTCGTGCACGCCTCGGTCCGCACCGACGTGTTCGACGGCGACCCCCACGACGGCGGCCTCCCCACGATCGCCGGCCTCGCCCCGCTGGCCCGTCTCGGGCGCGACGAGTGGTCGACCGTCGGCGAGCTCCGCGAGATCACGCGGATCCCCTACCGGCACTGGCCCGGGCACTACTCCGCGCCGACCGCCTGA
- a CDS encoding cobalamin biosynthesis protein, with product MRTRAAGLLLGALADALLGDPRRFHPVAGFGSVAAAVERRTYADRRASGVVHTAVLVGGVVGAGVAVEGVGRRHPLLGVALTALATWTVLGGSSLAAHGAALAGELTASDGDGLAAARRRLPSLCGRDPASLDAAGMARAGVESLAENTSDAVVAPLFWGAVAGVPGLLGYRAVNTLDAMVGYRSPRYARFGWASARLDDAANLLPARVCAALCVVLAPAVGGSPAAALAAWRRDAGSHPSPNAGPVEAAAAGALGVGLGGRTVYAHGVEERPRLGDGPAPVAADLHRAARLSRLVAGASAVLAALAAR from the coding sequence GTGAGAACGCGCGCAGCCGGGCTGCTCCTCGGGGCGCTCGCCGACGCCCTGCTCGGCGACCCCCGCCGCTTCCACCCGGTCGCGGGCTTCGGCTCGGTCGCGGCGGCGGTGGAGCGGCGGACGTACGCCGACCGGCGGGCGTCGGGGGTCGTGCACACGGCCGTGCTCGTCGGCGGGGTCGTCGGTGCCGGGGTCGCGGTGGAGGGGGTCGGGCGGCGGCATCCGCTGCTGGGCGTCGCGCTGACCGCACTGGCCACGTGGACGGTGCTCGGCGGGTCGTCGCTGGCGGCGCACGGAGCGGCGCTGGCGGGGGAGCTCACCGCGTCCGACGGGGACGGCCTGGCGGCGGCGCGGCGGCGGCTGCCGTCGCTGTGCGGGCGCGACCCGGCGTCGCTGGACGCGGCCGGGATGGCGCGGGCGGGCGTGGAGTCGTTGGCGGAGAACACCTCCGACGCCGTGGTGGCCCCGCTGTTCTGGGGCGCGGTGGCCGGGGTGCCGGGGCTGCTCGGGTACCGGGCGGTGAACACGCTCGACGCGATGGTGGGCTACCGCTCGCCCCGGTACGCGCGGTTCGGGTGGGCCTCGGCCCGCCTCGACGACGCCGCCAACCTGCTGCCGGCCCGGGTCTGCGCGGCCCTGTGCGTGGTCCTCGCCCCGGCCGTCGGCGGTTCCCCGGCGGCCGCGCTCGCCGCCTGGCGCCGGGACGCGGGCTCCCACCCCTCCCCGAACGCCGGGCCGGTGGAGGCGGCCGCCGCCGGGGCGCTGGGCGTCGGGCTCGGGGGGCGGACGGTGTACGCCCACGGGGTCGAGGAGCGCCCCCGCCTGGGCGACGGCCCCGCCCCCGTCGCCGCCGACCTGCACCGCGCCGCCCGCCTCTCCCGGCTGGTGGCCGGGGCGTCGGCGGTGCTGGCGGCGCTCGCCGCCCGCTGA